The Drosophila teissieri strain GT53w chromosome X, Prin_Dtei_1.1, whole genome shotgun sequence genome has a segment encoding these proteins:
- the LOC122623179 gene encoding endocuticle structural glycoprotein SgAbd-8 isoform X2 has translation MMRPLLTVALVLFGFSSAIWAGRLSQRYLPTPQASQLHYHGVSGQGHARPGAGHSFAGGSSFQRQQQPQIPIVRSDYNSDANGNYNFGFDTGNGIHRDETGEFRGGWPHGSLGVQGSYSYTGDDGKQYTVNYTADKNGFHAEGAHLPVSPAVPAASAGSYGAGGSGYRGSASSHVPAPAPATRYLPPGYRQRRHY, from the exons ATGATGCGACCTCTGTTGACCGTTGCCCTTGTGCTTTTCGGCTTTTCCTCGGCCATTTGGGCCGGTCGCCTTAGCCAGCGGTATTTGCCCACTCCGCAGGCGAGTCAGCTGCACTACCATGGTGTCAGTGGCCAAGGACACGCTCGTCCTGGCGCAGGACATTCATTTGCAGGCGGCTCCAGCttccagcggcagcaacagccgcaAATTCCCATCGTGAGGAGCGACTATAACAGCGACGCCAATGGCAACTACAACTTCGG TTTTGACACTGGCAATGGCATTCACCGCGATGAGACCGGTGAGTTCCGCGGCGGATGGCCCCACGGATCGCTGGGTGTCCAGGGATCCTACTCATACACCGGCGACGATGGCAAGCAGTACACGGTGAACTATACGGCTGATAAGAACGGATTCCATGCCGAAGGTGCCCATCTGCCCGTTTCTCCCGCGGTGCCCGCTGCTTCAGCTGG CTCTTATGGCGCCGGTGGATCTGGCTACCGTGGATCGGCCTCATCGCATgtccctgctcctgctcctgccactcGGTATCTGCCACCAGGATATCGCCAGCGCAGGCACTACTAA
- the LOC122623179 gene encoding endocuticle structural glycoprotein SgAbd-8 isoform X1 — protein MMRPLLTVALVLFGFSSAIWAGRLSQRYLPTPQASQLHYHGVSGQGHARPGAGHSFAGGSSFQRQQQPQIPIVRSDYNSDANGNYNFGFDTGNGIHRDETGEFRGGWPHGSLGVQGSYSYTGDDGKQYTVNYTADKNGFHAEGAHLPVSPAVPAASAGRSSYGAGGSGYRGSASSHVPAPAPATRYLPPGYRQRRHY, from the exons ATGATGCGACCTCTGTTGACCGTTGCCCTTGTGCTTTTCGGCTTTTCCTCGGCCATTTGGGCCGGTCGCCTTAGCCAGCGGTATTTGCCCACTCCGCAGGCGAGTCAGCTGCACTACCATGGTGTCAGTGGCCAAGGACACGCTCGTCCTGGCGCAGGACATTCATTTGCAGGCGGCTCCAGCttccagcggcagcaacagccgcaAATTCCCATCGTGAGGAGCGACTATAACAGCGACGCCAATGGCAACTACAACTTCGG TTTTGACACTGGCAATGGCATTCACCGCGATGAGACCGGTGAGTTCCGCGGCGGATGGCCCCACGGATCGCTGGGTGTCCAGGGATCCTACTCATACACCGGCGACGATGGCAAGCAGTACACGGTGAACTATACGGCTGATAAGAACGGATTCCATGCCGAAGGTGCCCATCTGCCCGTTTCTCCCGCGGTGCCCGCTGCTTCAGCTGG TCGCAGCTCTTATGGCGCCGGTGGATCTGGCTACCGTGGATCGGCCTCATCGCATgtccctgctcctgctcctgccactcGGTATCTGCCACCAGGATATCGCCAGCGCAGGCACTACTAA